A genomic stretch from Falco naumanni isolate bFalNau1 chromosome 4, bFalNau1.pat, whole genome shotgun sequence includes:
- the TLE2 gene encoding LOW QUALITY PROTEIN: transducin-like enhancer protein 2 (The sequence of the model RefSeq protein was modified relative to this genomic sequence to represent the inferred CDS: deleted 1 base in 1 codon), with product MFPQGRHPPGQPFKFSVLEICDRIKEEFQFLQAQYHSLKLECEKLVSEKTEMQRHYVMYYEMSYGLNIEMHKQAEIVKRLSAICAQIVPFLTQEHQQQVLQAVERAKQVTMGELNSIVGQQQLQHLSHHASPIPLTPHPSSMQPSSLSGAGGTSGLLTLSGALMAQSQLAAKEDRVAQDGENREHTPSRVSGPGGPGSGISSVFQSVSASPPESLQDEERAGGAGLKRKREEKDQPGHYDSDGDKSDYNLVVDEDPPSEPGSPGRAPSSRLLLARREMPGSPASIASSRSTTPLKPKDQSLTDPPASAPTSKPSSSSPPCDSLTPGPGPSSATLLRQPPTKAPATDTITLRSPLSMSSPYTSFGMVPHATLNGDLQPPSMYVGIHLSPQVSSAVMYGQSPMVAFESHPHLRASTISSSLSTIPGGKPAYSFHVSADGQMQPVPFPPDALIGSGIPRHARQLHTLTHGEVVCAVTISNSTRHVYTGGKGCVKVWDVGQLGTKTAVAQLDCLNRDNYIRSCKLLPDGRSLIVGGEASTLSIWDLAAPTPRIKAELTSSAPACYALAISPDAKVCFSCCSDGNIVVWDLQNQTLVRQFQGHTDGASCIDISNDGTKLWTGGLDNTVRCWDLREGCQLQQHDFSSQIFSLGYCPTGEWLAVGMESSNVEILHVTKPDKYQLHLHESCVLSLKFASCGKWFVSTGKDNLLNAWRTPYGASIFQSKESSSVLSCDISINDKFIVTGSGDKKATVYEVVY from the exons ATGTTTCCGCAGGGACGGCACCCG CCCGGGCAGCCCTTCAAGTTCTCGGTCCTGGAGATCTGCGATCGCATCAAGGAGGAATTCCAGTTCCTGCAGGCGCAGTACCACag CCTGAAGCTGGAATGTGAGAAGCTGGTGAGCGAGAAGACAGAGATGCAGAGACATTATGTCATG TACTATGAGATGTCCTACGGGCTGAACATCGAAATGCACAAGCAG gcAGAGATTGTCAAGAGGCTGAGTGCCATCTGCGCCCAGATCGTGCCCTTCCTGACGCAGGAG caccagcagcaggtcctgcaGGCTGTGGAGCGTGCCAAGCAGGTGACCATGGGCGAGCTGAACAGCATCGTCGGG cagcagcagcttcagcacctCTCCCACCATGCATCCCCCATCCCGCTGACACCCCACCCCTCCAGCATGCAGCCTTCTAGCCTGAGTGGGGCTGGTGGCACCTCGGGGCTCCTGACGCTCTCAGGGGCATTGATGGCACAGTCCCAGCTGGCCGCCAAGGAGGACAGAGTGGCCCAGGATGGGGAGAACAGAG AGCACACCCCGAGCCGGGTAAGTGGTCCCGGTGGTCCTGGCTCTGGCATCTCCAGCGTGTTCCAG AGTGTTTCTGCTTCCCCTCCCGAGAGCCTGCAGGACGAGGAGCGGGCAGGCGGCGCAGGGCTGAAACGAAAGCGGGAGGAGAAGGACCAGCCTGGGCATTAC GACAGCGATGGGGACAAGAGTGACTACAACCTGGTGGTGGATGAG gaccccccctcggagcctggcagccctggccGTGCCCCCAGCAGCCGGCTGCTGCTAGCCCGCCGGGAGATGCCCGGGAGCCCTGCCTCCATCGCCTCCAGCCGCAGCACGACACCCCTCAAGCCGAAGGACCAGAGCCTG ACCGACCCTCCAGCCAGCGCTCCCACCTCCAagccctcctcttcctcaccgCCCTGCGACTCCCTGACACCCGGCCCCGGGCCCAGCTCGGCCACCCTGCTCCGGCAGCCCCCCACCAAGGCGCCCGCCACCGACACCATCA CTCTCCGCAGCCCGCTGAGCATGTCCAGCCCCTACACGTCCTTCGGGATGGTGCCTCACGCTACCCTCAACGGGGacctccagccccccagcatgTACGTGGGCATCCACCTCTCGCCGCAGGTCAGCAGCGCCGTGATGTACGGCCAGTCCCCCATG GTGGCTTTTGAGTCGCACCCTCACCTGAGGGCTTCGACCATCTCATCTTCGCTCTCAACCATCCCCGGAGGGAAACC cgCCTACTCCTTCCACGTCAGCGCTGACGGGCAGATGCAGCCGGTGCCTTTCCCACCCGACGCCCTCATCGGCTCCGGCATCCCCCGCCACGCGCGGCAGCTGCACACCCTGACCCACGGCGAGGTGGTCTGCGCCGTCACCATCAGCAACTCCACGCGACACGTCTACACCGGGGGCAAGGGCTGCGTGAAGGTGTGGGACGTGGGGCAGCTGGGCACCAAGACGGCCGTGGCTCAGCTGGACTGCTTG AACCGAGACAACTACATCCGCTCCTGCAAGCTGCTGCCCGATGGCCGGAGCCTGATCGTG GGGGGGGAGGCCAGCACCCTCTCCATCTGGGACCTGGCGGCCCCCACGCCCCGCATCAAGGCCGAGCTCACCTCCTCCGCCCCCGCCTGCTACGCCCTGGCCATCAGCCCCGACGCCAAAgtctgcttctcctgctgcagcgACGGCAACATCGTGGTGTGGGACCTGCAGAACCAGACCCTGGTCAG gcAGTTTCAGGGCCACACGGACGGTGCCAGCTGCATCGACATCTCCAACGATGGCACCAAGCTGTGGACAGGGGGGCTGGACAACACGGTGCGGTGCTGGGACCTGCGGGAGGGgtgtcagctgcagcagcacgaCTTCAGCTCACAG ATCTTCTCCCTGGGTTACTGCCCGACGGGAGAGTGGCTGGCGgtggggatggagagcagcaACGTGGAGATCCTGCACGTCACCAAACCGGACAAGTACCAGCTGCACCTCCACGAGAGCTGCGTCCTCTCCCTCAAATTCGCCTCCTGCG ggaagtggttcGTGAGCACGGGGAAGGACAACCTGCTCAACGCCTGGCGGACGCCCTACGGAGCCAGCATCTTCCAG TCTAAAGAGTCCTCGTCGGTGCTGAGCTGTGACATCTCCATCAATGACAAATTCATCGTTACGGGTTCTGGTGACAAGAAGGCCACAGTGTACGAGGTGGTGTACTGA